A window of Polynucleobacter sp. KF022 genomic DNA:
GCAACACGCGGTAGTTCTGTAGCCTTTGGTGACTTTGGATTGAAGGCCGTTGGCCGTGGTCGTTTGACTGCTCGTCAAATTGAGTCAGCACGTCGTGCAATGACTCGTCACATTAAACGTGGTGGCCGTATTTGGATTCGCATTTTCCCAGATAAGCCAATTTCACAAAAACCTGCTGAAGTACGTATGGGTAACGGTAAAGGTAACCCAGAGTACTACGTAGCTGAAATTCAACCAGGCAAAGTGCTCTACGAGATGGACGGTGTTGATGAGCAATTGGCGCGCGAAGCTTTCAAGCTTGCTGCTGCTAAGTTGCCTTTACAGACCACTTTCGTGATTCGCCACTTAGGTTGATCGGGATAGAGATTATGAAAAATACAGAATTAGCATCAAAAGATCTGAACGCTTTAAATGCAGAGTTGACCGAGTTGCTTAAGACCGGCTTCAAGCTCCGCATGCAAAAAGGCACTCAGCAACTCACAAATACCAGCCAATTGGGTAAAAATAAGCGCGACATCGCTCGTGTGAAGACTTTTATCGCCCAAAAGACTGCACAGAAATAAGGAAAAAGGGATATGACAGAATTATCTAAACCCTTGCGCCGCACCCTCGTGGGACGCGTTGTTAGCGACAAAATGCAAAAAACTGTGACGGTGTTGGTTGAGCGTCAAGTTAAGCATCCAGTGATTGGTAAGTACGTTGGCCAGTCCAAAAAGTACCACGCTCATGACGAAGCTGGCACATACAAGATGGGTGATACCGTTGAAATAGCTGAATCTAAGCCAATTTCACGCACTAAATCTTGGGTTGTGACCCGTTTAGTTGAGGCTTCAAAGGGTATTTAAAGAAATATTAGGGATTTTGGCGAAGTTTCTTCCCAAATCCCTGTTTTACGTAGTAGAATAGAAGGCTTCTCTGGTTTTATTGGAGAAGCAGTGTTTTTCATTAATTCCGGGTTTTAGCTTTCGTTAAAACCCATAGACGGAACCAAGACTGTTTGCCTTTGGCCAATAAGTTGGGGATTAGAAATGATACAAACCGAAAGTAGATTACAGGTTGCCGATAACACAGGCGCCAGTGAAGTGTTGTGCATCAAGGTATTGGGCGGCTCTAAGCGTCGTTACGCCAGTATCGGTGATGTCATTAAAGTGACTGTAAAGTCCGCTGCTCCACGTGGCCGTGTAAAAAAAGGTGACATTTATAACGCCGTAGTAGTGAGAACTGCTAAGGGTGTTCGCCGTCCAGATGGTTCATTGATTAAGTTCGATGGCAACGCTGCGGTATTGCTCAACGCAAAGTTAGAGCCAATTGGCACACGTATCTTTGGACCAGTGACGCGCGAGTTGCGTACTGAAAAGTTCATGAAGATCGTTTCTCTCGCCCCCGAAGTTATTTAAGAGGCTGATATGAAAAAGATTCGTAAAGGTGATTCCGTAGTTCTGTTGACTGGCCGCGATAAGGGCAAGCAAGGAACTGTTACAGCCGTTCTCGAGAACAAATTAGTGATCGAAGGCGTAAACATTTATAAAAAGAGCGTTAAGCCAAATCCAGCAGCCGGTGTTACTGGCGGCATGATTGACAAGACGATGCCTGTTCACATTTCTAATGTGGCTGTGGTTGACGGTAACGGCAAACCATCACGTGTTGGTATCAAACTCGTGGACGGTAAAAAGCAACGTTTCCTCAAAACCACTGGCGCAACTTTAAGCGCATAAGGGGCACGGAGAAATTATGAGCACACGTTTTCAAGAACACTATCAAGCTAAAGTAGTTGCAGATTTGATTGCCAAGTTTGGTTACAAGTCTGTAATGGAAGTTCCACGTATCACCAAGGTAACCCTGAACATGGGTTTAGGCGATGCAGTGAACGACAAGAAAATTATCGAAAATGCAGTTGGCGATTTAACTAAAGTTGCTGGTCAAAAGCCAGTGGTAACTAAAGCGAAAAAAGCGATTGCAGGTTTCAAGATTCGTCAAGGTTACCCAATTGGTGCCATGGTGACATTGCGTGGTGCACGCATGTACGAATTCTTGGATCGTTTCGTTACTGTTGCATTGCCACGCGTACGCGACTTCCGCGGTATTTCTGGTAAAGCATTTGATGGCCGTGGTAACTACAACATCGGCGTTAAAGAACAGATCATTTTCCCTGAAATCGAATACGACAAGATTGATGCCCTCCGTGGTCTCAATATCAGTATTACGACGACTGCTAAAACCGACGAAGAAGCAAAAGCTTTGTTGGCAGCATTCAAATTCCCTTTCCGCAATTAAGAGGCTAACGTGGCAAAACTATCCCTGATTGAGCGCGAGAATAAGCGCGCAAAAACTGTAGAGAAGTACGCTGCCAAGCGTGCTGAACTCAAAGCGATCATTGCTGATCAATCACGCAGCGATGAAGAGCGCTATGAAGCTCGCTTGAAGCTACAGGCACTTCCACGTAACGCAAGCCCGATTCGTCAAAGAAATCGTTGTTCATTAACCGGTCGCCCACGTGGCACATTCCGTAAATTCGGTTTGGCTCGTAGCAAGATTCGTGAAATCGCCTTCCGTGGCGAAATCCCCGGTTTAACCAAGGCCAGCTGGTAAGCGGCGAAAGAATTAGGAGAACTCATGAGTATCAGCGATCCAATCGCCGAC
This region includes:
- the rpsN gene encoding 30S ribosomal protein S14 translates to MAKLSLIERENKRAKTVEKYAAKRAELKAIIADQSRSDEERYEARLKLQALPRNASPIRQRNRCSLTGRPRGTFRKFGLARSKIREIAFRGEIPGLTKASW
- the rpsQ gene encoding 30S ribosomal protein S17, coding for MTELSKPLRRTLVGRVVSDKMQKTVTVLVERQVKHPVIGKYVGQSKKYHAHDEAGTYKMGDTVEIAESKPISRTKSWVVTRLVEASKGI
- the rplE gene encoding 50S ribosomal protein L5 codes for the protein MSTRFQEHYQAKVVADLIAKFGYKSVMEVPRITKVTLNMGLGDAVNDKKIIENAVGDLTKVAGQKPVVTKAKKAIAGFKIRQGYPIGAMVTLRGARMYEFLDRFVTVALPRVRDFRGISGKAFDGRGNYNIGVKEQIIFPEIEYDKIDALRGLNISITTTAKTDEEAKALLAAFKFPFRN
- the rplX gene encoding 50S ribosomal protein L24, with amino-acid sequence MKKIRKGDSVVLLTGRDKGKQGTVTAVLENKLVIEGVNIYKKSVKPNPAAGVTGGMIDKTMPVHISNVAVVDGNGKPSRVGIKLVDGKKQRFLKTTGATLSA
- the rpmC gene encoding 50S ribosomal protein L29 gives rise to the protein MKNTELASKDLNALNAELTELLKTGFKLRMQKGTQQLTNTSQLGKNKRDIARVKTFIAQKTAQK
- the rplN gene encoding 50S ribosomal protein L14; its protein translation is MIQTESRLQVADNTGASEVLCIKVLGGSKRRYASIGDVIKVTVKSAAPRGRVKKGDIYNAVVVRTAKGVRRPDGSLIKFDGNAAVLLNAKLEPIGTRIFGPVTRELRTEKFMKIVSLAPEVI
- the rplP gene encoding 50S ribosomal protein L16; protein product: MLQPKRRKYRKEQKGRNTGVATRGSSVAFGDFGLKAVGRGRLTARQIESARRAMTRHIKRGGRIWIRIFPDKPISQKPAEVRMGNGKGNPEYYVAEIQPGKVLYEMDGVDEQLAREAFKLAAAKLPLQTTFVIRHLG